From Callithrix jacchus isolate 240 chromosome 15, calJac240_pri, whole genome shotgun sequence, one genomic window encodes:
- the MKRN2 gene encoding E3 ubiquitin-protein ligase makorin-2 isoform X5, translated as MHGVCREGSQCLFSHDLANSKPSTICKYYQKGYCAYGTRCRYDHTRPSAAAGGAVGTMAHNVPSPTFHSPHPPSEVTASIVKTNSHEPGKREKRTLVLRDRNLSGMAEGKTNPSMVSNLGSCSDSQPSPEMKPTSYLDAIRSGLDDLEASSSYNNKQQLCPYAAAGECRFGDACVYLHGEVCEICRLRVLHPFDPEQRKAHEKICMLTFEHEMEKAFAFQASQDKVCSICMEVILEKASASERRFGILSNCNHTYCLSCIRQWRCAKQFENQIIKSCPECRVISEFVIPSVYWVEDQNKKNELIEAFKQGMGKKACKYFEQGKGTCPFGSKCLYRHAYPDGRLAEPEKPRKQLSSQGTVRFFNSVRLWDFIENRESQHVPNNEDVDMTELGDLFMHLSGVESSEP; from the exons ataTGACCACACAAGGCCCTCTGCTGCAGCTGGAGGTGCTGTGGGCACCATGGCCCACAATGTACCCTCTCCGACTTTTCACAGTCCTCACCCTCCTTCTGAGGTCACTGCATCCATTGTGAAAACTAActcacatgaacctgggaagcgTGAAAAGAGAACATTGGTTCTCAGAGACCGAA ATCTCTCTGGCATGGCTGAAGGAAAGACTAACCCGAGCATGGTGAGTAATCTAGGCAGCTGCAGTGACTCCCAGCCCAGCCCCGAGATGAAGCCGACTTCCTACCTAGATGCCATTAGGAGTGGCCTTGATGACCTGGAGGCCAGCAGCTCCTACAACAATAAGCAGCAGCTGTGCCCCTATGCAGCTGCTGGGGAGTGCCGATTTGGGGATGCCTGTGTCTACCTGCACGGGGAGGTCTGTGAAATCTGTAGGCTGCGAGTCTTGCACCCCTTCGACCCAGAGCAGAGGAAGGCTCACGAAAAG ATCTGCATGTTGACATTCGAACATGAGATGGAGAAGGCCTTTGCCTTCCAAGCAAGCCAGGACAAAGTGTGCAGTATCTGCATGGAAGTGATCCTGGAGAAGGCCTCTGCTTCTGAGAGGAGATTTGGGATTCTCTCCAATTGCAATCACACGTACTGCTTGTCCTGCATCCGACAGTGGCGGTGTGCCAAACAATTTGAAAACCAAATCATTAA GTCTTGTCCAGAATGCCGTGTGATATCAGAGTTTGTAATTCCAAGTGTGTATTGGGTGGAAGatcagaataaaaagaatgagttgatTGAAGCTTTCAAACAGGGGATGGG GAAAAAAGCCTGTAAATACTTTGAGCAAGGCAAGGGGACCTGCCCATTTGGAAGCAAATGCCTTTATCGACATGCTTACCCTGATGGGCGGCTAGCAGAGCCTGAGAAACCTCGGAAACAGCTCAGTTCTCAAGGCACTGTGAGG TTCTTTAATTCAGTGCGGCTCTGGGATTTCATTGAGAACCGAGAAAGCCAGCATGTCCCCAACAATGAAGATGTCGACATGACAGAGCTTGGGGACCTCTTCATGCACCTTTCTGGAGTGGAGTCATCAGAACCCTAA
- the MKRN2 gene encoding E3 ubiquitin-protein ligase makorin-2 isoform X6 has protein sequence MAHNVPSPTFHSPHPPSEVTASIVKTNSHEPGKREKRTLVLRDRNLSGMAEGKTNPSMVSNLGSCSDSQPSPEMKPTSYLDAIRSGLDDLEASSSYNNKQQLCPYAAAGECRFGDACVYLHGEVCEICRLRVLHPFDPEQRKAHEKICMLTFEHEMEKAFAFQASQDKVCSICMEVILEKASASERRFGILSNCNHTYCLSCIRQWRCAKQFENQIIKSCPECRVISEFVIPSVYWVEDQNKKNELIEAFKQGMGKKACKYFEQGKGTCPFGSKCLYRHAYPDGRLAEPEKPRKQLSSQGTVRFFNSVRLWDFIENRESQHVPNNEDVDMTELGDLFMHLSGVESSEP, from the exons ATGGCCCACAATGTACCCTCTCCGACTTTTCACAGTCCTCACCCTCCTTCTGAGGTCACTGCATCCATTGTGAAAACTAActcacatgaacctgggaagcgTGAAAAGAGAACATTGGTTCTCAGAGACCGAA ATCTCTCTGGCATGGCTGAAGGAAAGACTAACCCGAGCATGGTGAGTAATCTAGGCAGCTGCAGTGACTCCCAGCCCAGCCCCGAGATGAAGCCGACTTCCTACCTAGATGCCATTAGGAGTGGCCTTGATGACCTGGAGGCCAGCAGCTCCTACAACAATAAGCAGCAGCTGTGCCCCTATGCAGCTGCTGGGGAGTGCCGATTTGGGGATGCCTGTGTCTACCTGCACGGGGAGGTCTGTGAAATCTGTAGGCTGCGAGTCTTGCACCCCTTCGACCCAGAGCAGAGGAAGGCTCACGAAAAG ATCTGCATGTTGACATTCGAACATGAGATGGAGAAGGCCTTTGCCTTCCAAGCAAGCCAGGACAAAGTGTGCAGTATCTGCATGGAAGTGATCCTGGAGAAGGCCTCTGCTTCTGAGAGGAGATTTGGGATTCTCTCCAATTGCAATCACACGTACTGCTTGTCCTGCATCCGACAGTGGCGGTGTGCCAAACAATTTGAAAACCAAATCATTAA GTCTTGTCCAGAATGCCGTGTGATATCAGAGTTTGTAATTCCAAGTGTGTATTGGGTGGAAGatcagaataaaaagaatgagttgatTGAAGCTTTCAAACAGGGGATGGG GAAAAAAGCCTGTAAATACTTTGAGCAAGGCAAGGGGACCTGCCCATTTGGAAGCAAATGCCTTTATCGACATGCTTACCCTGATGGGCGGCTAGCAGAGCCTGAGAAACCTCGGAAACAGCTCAGTTCTCAAGGCACTGTGAGG TTCTTTAATTCAGTGCGGCTCTGGGATTTCATTGAGAACCGAGAAAGCCAGCATGTCCCCAACAATGAAGATGTCGACATGACAGAGCTTGGGGACCTCTTCATGCACCTTTCTGGAGTGGAGTCATCAGAACCCTAA